The Nitrospirota bacterium genome includes a region encoding these proteins:
- a CDS encoding tetratricopeptide repeat protein, giving the protein MRLKLVLIFLLIIGFTAPDLHANETGNGSFSPEPYFEDAVNQYKEGNLIDAMEKFRFLADNLPYISNHEISGTSLFMTGHIMEELGLDGAETYFDQVISFYPLIADYALFRSAESYERQDNYSEAARLFKRVYDSFPETGFKRKALSGASKNFMAAGLTKEAVAGFNKFLELYPRDSAVPEALYSIGTIYHKDGRESKAREYFNRIWIYHPLSREARLIKTMITLPLSSEDTFRRGTSYYDAGYYEEAIAEYKILLSLKKEVTTAKKKDAVFRIGMSYSKLRMSKEAEENLELFLMKYPYDEKASEALYWLGRNYLRQGKDDAFIASSIGFLKKYRSDDRYPEVLYRLGNIYAERNDIENAFFYLDRVLREYPSGSYAADSLWKKGWILYKAGDFDGALNTFNKIINSPEHTYKAQAIYWRAKLMGKTGDYDAMDEDLCKLCSKYDKSFYCLFSKYYYQDNKNDENNACHPELVSNSEQLEVLKPIQSVRNNDMSEDQGLTRIRLFLYLGLRDEAIAETLRLRNRINANKETSIMLASIFSSLGEYNRAMYTIRPYIPSIHSDNGYVQDERLMPLVYPAGYTDLITKYAAQNNLDPYLVHAIIREESWFNKEAVSPAGALGLMQLMPGTAKRLALDSYAGRESLFEPETNIQLGTKFFADRLKQFDGNIFLAIASYNAGPEAVKKWINEHDGVELDEFIEGIPYKETREYVKKVFKSYMEYHRLYKNDTKIDTL; this is encoded by the coding sequence ATGCGCCTTAAGCTTGTCCTTATTTTTCTGCTCATAATCGGCTTTACAGCACCTGACTTGCATGCCAATGAGACAGGAAATGGGTCATTCTCTCCTGAACCCTATTTCGAAGATGCCGTAAATCAATACAAAGAGGGAAACCTCATCGATGCCATGGAAAAATTCAGATTTCTGGCAGACAACCTCCCTTACATCAGCAACCATGAGATTTCCGGCACATCACTTTTTATGACCGGACATATAATGGAAGAACTCGGATTGGACGGGGCTGAAACATACTTTGATCAGGTCATATCTTTTTATCCTCTTATAGCTGATTATGCACTATTCAGATCTGCGGAATCATATGAAAGGCAGGACAACTATTCAGAAGCGGCAAGACTATTTAAAAGAGTTTATGATTCATTCCCTGAAACAGGATTCAAAAGAAAGGCCCTGTCAGGGGCATCAAAAAATTTTATGGCTGCAGGCCTTACAAAAGAGGCAGTGGCCGGCTTTAATAAATTCCTGGAACTTTATCCCAGGGACTCTGCTGTACCTGAGGCGCTGTACAGTATCGGAACGATTTATCATAAGGACGGGAGGGAGTCAAAAGCCCGGGAGTACTTCAATAGAATCTGGATATATCACCCTTTAAGCCGGGAGGCACGTCTTATAAAGACCATGATCACTCTTCCCCTTTCAAGTGAGGATACGTTCAGGAGGGGAACAAGCTATTATGATGCCGGTTATTATGAAGAGGCGATAGCCGAATATAAGATATTATTGTCACTCAAAAAGGAAGTCACTACGGCAAAAAAGAAGGACGCTGTTTTCAGGATTGGCATGTCTTATTCAAAATTACGGATGTCGAAGGAGGCAGAGGAAAACCTTGAGCTATTTCTAATGAAGTATCCGTACGATGAAAAGGCGTCTGAGGCCTTATACTGGCTCGGTAGAAACTACCTCCGGCAGGGAAAGGATGATGCGTTTATTGCCTCCAGTATCGGGTTTCTGAAAAAGTATAGAAGCGATGACAGATATCCGGAGGTATTATACAGGCTTGGCAATATCTATGCTGAGAGGAATGATATAGAAAATGCCTTTTTTTACCTTGACAGGGTGCTCAGGGAATATCCCTCAGGCAGTTATGCGGCTGACAGCCTCTGGAAAAAGGGATGGATCCTGTACAAGGCAGGCGATTTTGACGGCGCACTGAATACATTTAATAAAATCATCAATTCCCCGGAACATACATACAAGGCACAGGCCATATACTGGCGGGCTAAGCTAATGGGAAAAACCGGGGACTATGATGCTATGGATGAGGACCTGTGCAAATTGTGCAGTAAATATGATAAATCTTTTTATTGCCTGTTTTCAAAATATTATTATCAGGATAACAAGAATGACGAAAATAATGCATGTCACCCTGAACTCGTTTCAAACTCTGAACAGTTAGAGGTTCTGAAACCAATTCAAAGTGTCAGGAATAATGACATGAGTGAGGATCAAGGCCTGACGCGCATCCGGCTCTTTCTCTACCTTGGCTTAAGGGATGAGGCGATTGCCGAAACTCTGAGGCTTCGCAACCGGATTAATGCCAATAAAGAGACATCCATTATGCTCGCTTCTATCTTCTCTTCTCTTGGAGAATATAACAGGGCCATGTACACGATACGACCTTATATACCATCTATCCACTCTGATAATGGCTACGTTCAGGACGAACGCCTGATGCCGCTGGTATACCCTGCCGGATACACCGACCTAATTACAAAATATGCAGCGCAGAATAATCTCGATCCATACCTTGTGCATGCCATAATAAGGGAAGAGAGCTGGTTTAACAAAGAGGCTGTATCTCCTGCCGGAGCATTAGGCCTTATGCAGCTTATGCCTGGAACTGCAAAACGCCTTGCCCTGGATTCGTATGCAGGGAGAGAATCATTATTTGAACCTGAGACAAATATTCAGTTGGGAACCAAATTCTTTGCAGACAGGCTGAAACAGTTTGATGGAAACATATTCCTCGCAATAGCAAGTTATAATGCAGGTCCGGAAGCAGTTAAGAAGTGGATAAATGAACATGACGGCGTTGAACTCGATGAGTTCATAGAAGGCATTCCGTATAAAGAGACCAGGGAATACGTCAAGAAAGTATTTAAAAGTTATATGGAATATCACCGCCTGTATAAAAATGACACAAAGATTGACACCCTGTAG
- a CDS encoding cytochrome c, translating to MKTPKFIIASIVNAVLFTWMLSSVSSSHAADLKAGEIVYKKMCVMCHGEQGQGGPALKINDPKVLGKTDDVIRKVIADGGNGMPGYRNSLKPEETDSLMLYLRSWRVK from the coding sequence ATGAAAACACCCAAATTTATTATTGCCTCAATCGTTAATGCAGTATTATTTACATGGATGCTGTCATCTGTATCATCCTCTCACGCCGCTGATTTGAAGGCTGGTGAAATCGTATACAAAAAAATGTGTGTTATGTGTCACGGGGAGCAGGGTCAGGGTGGACCCGCGCTTAAAATAAATGACCCTAAAGTCCTTGGGAAGACAGACGATGTGATTAGGAAGGTTATTGCAGACGGTGGAAACGGCATGCCCGGGTACCGGAATTCCCTCAAGCCTGAAGAGACAGACTCCCTGATGTTATATTTACGCTCATGGAGAGTTAAATAG